One genomic window of Nakamurella panacisegetis includes the following:
- a CDS encoding ATP-binding cassette domain-containing protein produces MSAAKVEVREIRKTFGNVDALRGASLAIGQGEITAIVGDNGAGKSTLVKCITGLNRPDSGEILIDGSPVHFNSPKDARNFGIETVYQDLALCDQLSVWQNLYLDRELTRGFGPMQLLRRKQMRTEAHRLVSDLAVNVPHVTQPVKRLSGGQRQAVAIARGVMWARGMIVLDEPTAALGLRETAQVEALIKRVVAAGQTVLIVTHNFEQVKRLSSQVWVMRAGSVVAGVRTADVTGEEIVGLVTGAIGAV; encoded by the coding sequence ATGAGCGCCGCGAAGGTCGAGGTCCGCGAGATCAGAAAGACTTTCGGCAATGTCGACGCGCTGCGCGGTGCCTCGCTGGCGATCGGCCAGGGGGAGATCACCGCGATCGTCGGCGACAACGGCGCCGGGAAGTCGACTCTGGTCAAGTGCATCACCGGCCTCAACCGGCCGGACTCAGGCGAAATCCTCATCGACGGATCGCCGGTGCATTTCAATTCGCCGAAGGATGCCCGCAATTTCGGCATCGAGACGGTCTACCAGGACCTCGCCCTGTGCGATCAGCTCAGCGTGTGGCAGAACCTGTACCTCGACCGTGAACTCACTCGGGGGTTCGGTCCGATGCAGCTCCTGCGCCGTAAGCAGATGCGAACGGAAGCGCACCGTTTGGTGTCCGATCTGGCGGTCAACGTGCCCCACGTGACCCAACCGGTGAAACGACTGTCCGGCGGTCAACGCCAGGCGGTCGCCATCGCCCGTGGGGTCATGTGGGCCCGGGGAATGATCGTGCTCGACGAGCCGACGGCCGCACTCGGGCTGCGGGAGACCGCGCAGGTCGAGGCGCTCATCAAGCGGGTCGTCGCCGCCGGGCAGACGGTGCTGATCGTCACGCACAACTTCGAGCAGGTGAAACGGCTCTCGTCCCAGGTATGGGTGATGCGCGCGGGCAGCGTCGTCGCCGGCGTCCGTACCGCCGACGTCACCGGGGAGGAGATCGTGGGTCTGGTCACCGGCGCCATCGGCGCCGTCTGA
- a CDS encoding substrate-binding domain-containing protein: MNMSRKRSAGVTLVATSLVLAAALSGCGSSTAASSPSSSGSSSVSPSSAADSSGAPAGSAPAGKLKVAMVIKPLDNTYFGAMAKGAQDQAGKDGVALTVVAADNVNDDSGQAAKLNAMVTAGYDCYIVNPTSQTNLLTGLVPVSKANTPIVNLDLPIDTSAATKAGVKLTTYVGTNNETAGAAGGKAMISQIPAGSQVAMIGGLVGDPGSNARMKGFSDTVQGKLKVVQTVAADFDKAKAKSAANTILLANPDIKGFFTPSGDMALGIQQAVNEAGDKGKVAVIGVDGTQDQLKDIIAGGEPAAVEQFPYLMGAQSVQACVAAKAGKTVPAKVETPVLVVTKDNAQAALAAFPAPPAGFTVPNPFK; this comes from the coding sequence ATGAACATGTCCCGAAAGCGCTCTGCCGGCGTCACTCTCGTCGCGACGTCCCTGGTGCTGGCCGCGGCCCTGAGCGGCTGCGGAAGCTCGACAGCGGCCTCGAGCCCGAGCTCGTCCGGGTCTTCGAGCGTGTCGCCCAGCAGTGCGGCCGACAGCAGCGGCGCGCCCGCCGGCAGCGCCCCGGCGGGCAAGCTGAAGGTGGCCATGGTCATCAAGCCGCTGGACAACACGTACTTCGGCGCGATGGCCAAGGGCGCTCAGGATCAGGCCGGCAAGGACGGGGTGGCGCTGACCGTCGTCGCGGCCGACAACGTCAACGACGACTCGGGGCAGGCGGCCAAGCTCAATGCCATGGTCACCGCGGGCTACGACTGCTACATCGTGAACCCGACCAGCCAGACCAACCTGCTGACCGGTCTGGTACCGGTGTCGAAGGCCAACACGCCGATCGTGAACCTGGACCTGCCGATCGACACCAGTGCGGCGACCAAGGCCGGGGTGAAGCTGACCACGTACGTCGGCACCAACAACGAGACGGCCGGGGCGGCCGGCGGGAAGGCGATGATCAGCCAGATTCCGGCCGGGTCTCAGGTGGCGATGATCGGCGGCCTGGTCGGCGACCCCGGTAGCAACGCACGGATGAAGGGCTTCAGCGACACCGTGCAGGGCAAATTGAAGGTGGTCCAGACGGTGGCCGCCGATTTCGACAAGGCCAAGGCCAAGAGTGCGGCCAACACCATTCTGCTGGCCAACCCGGACATCAAGGGTTTCTTCACGCCCTCGGGTGATATGGCCCTGGGTATCCAGCAGGCGGTCAACGAAGCCGGGGACAAGGGCAAGGTGGCGGTCATCGGCGTCGACGGCACCCAGGACCAGCTCAAGGACATCATCGCCGGTGGTGAGCCGGCCGCCGTCGAGCAGTTTCCGTACCTGATGGGCGCCCAGTCGGTCCAGGCCTGCGTCGCGGCGAAGGCCGGGAAGACGGTGCCGGCCAAGGTCGAGACGCCCGTCCTCGTCGTCACCAAGGACAACGCGCAGGCTGCGCTGGCTGCCTTCCCCGCCCCGCCGGCCGGCTTCACCGTTCCGAATCCCTTCAAATGA
- a CDS encoding ABC transporter permease has translation MSTVGLTLSQARYVNKAFWRNPARVFFTFAFPLMLLVIFTSLLGNGTVLVGSSAVKESTYYVAAMAAFAVIQACYSNIASSVTAQRDAGILKRIDGSPLPKGPFMGSRILHSVVVAVMLVLLTAAFGRAFYSSHIPTGTAIVEFLVMLVIGSASFCALGLAITAVIPNADASAPVVFGTVLPLCFVSGIFIPFGNSAPNWILWVGRIFPIKHFANGVMAGFLGTPFDWWDVLVVALWGAAGVLFAVRRFSWEPRTG, from the coding sequence GTGAGCACCGTCGGATTGACCCTCTCCCAGGCCCGCTACGTCAACAAGGCATTCTGGCGCAATCCGGCGCGCGTCTTCTTCACCTTCGCCTTCCCGCTGATGCTCCTCGTCATCTTCACCTCCCTGCTGGGCAACGGGACAGTGCTCGTGGGTTCTTCGGCGGTCAAGGAATCGACGTACTACGTGGCCGCCATGGCAGCCTTCGCCGTCATTCAGGCCTGTTACTCGAACATCGCCAGTTCGGTCACTGCTCAGCGAGACGCCGGAATCCTGAAGCGAATCGACGGGTCGCCCCTGCCGAAGGGCCCGTTCATGGGCTCTCGGATCCTGCATTCGGTGGTGGTGGCGGTCATGCTCGTGCTTCTGACCGCCGCGTTCGGTCGGGCCTTCTACAGTTCCCACATTCCGACCGGCACCGCGATCGTCGAGTTCCTCGTGATGCTCGTGATCGGCTCGGCGTCCTTCTGCGCTCTCGGCCTGGCCATCACCGCCGTGATTCCGAACGCTGATGCCTCCGCCCCCGTGGTCTTCGGCACCGTGCTTCCGCTCTGTTTCGTTTCCGGAATCTTCATCCCGTTCGGAAACAGCGCCCCCAATTGGATCCTCTGGGTCGGACGGATCTTCCCGATCAAACACTTTGCCAACGGCGTCATGGCCGGCTTTCTCGGTACGCCCTTCGATTGGTGGGACGTTCTCGTCGTCGCCCTCTGGGGCGCAGCCGGAGTTCTCTTCGCGGTCCGCCGGTTCAGTTGGGAACCACGGACCGGATAG
- a CDS encoding ABC transporter permease — protein sequence MSGIITRATATTRSSPIPPAPQAPYQGRLQAAKRQLGNEDLWTRATAPIALVVLMVVFSILNPRFLSWPSVTSMLADSTIPIVLALGATFAVTLAGIDLSLASTVALGSVTMGVAYNAGLPMWFCAFVALLTGVVVGAFNGAVIGWGRIPDFIVTLGTMSLVMGVGLITSQGKPVQMPDASLSFVSVHGIGGIRYNFLIAIALGIVLHVVLFHTRFGMHLLAVGDNTDASKAMALRVPRVKLAGYVICGAMGGVGAILLTSYIGSSQPATNTDYLLKAIAAVVLGGVSLFGGRATMIGPILGAILLTFLQSGLTLLGVSAFYSPLVIGIVVIAAALLMRGHK from the coding sequence ATGAGCGGCATCATCACTCGAGCGACCGCGACGACCCGGTCGTCGCCGATACCGCCGGCGCCCCAGGCCCCGTACCAGGGGCGCCTCCAGGCGGCCAAACGGCAACTGGGGAACGAGGACCTGTGGACCAGAGCGACGGCGCCGATCGCGTTGGTCGTCCTCATGGTGGTCTTCTCGATCCTGAATCCGCGGTTCCTGTCCTGGCCCAGCGTCACCAGCATGCTGGCCGACTCGACGATTCCGATCGTGCTGGCCCTGGGCGCGACCTTCGCCGTCACCCTGGCGGGAATCGATCTGTCGCTGGCCTCCACGGTCGCCCTGGGCAGCGTGACGATGGGTGTGGCCTACAACGCCGGCCTCCCGATGTGGTTCTGTGCGTTCGTGGCGCTGCTGACCGGCGTCGTGGTCGGCGCCTTCAACGGAGCCGTGATCGGGTGGGGTCGTATCCCGGACTTCATCGTCACCCTCGGAACCATGAGCCTGGTCATGGGCGTCGGCCTGATCACCTCGCAGGGTAAGCCGGTGCAGATGCCGGACGCCTCACTGTCTTTCGTAAGCGTGCACGGAATCGGCGGGATCCGGTACAACTTCCTGATCGCGATCGCCCTCGGCATCGTGCTGCACGTCGTGCTGTTCCACACCCGCTTCGGCATGCACCTGCTCGCCGTCGGCGACAACACCGACGCGTCCAAGGCGATGGCCCTCCGTGTCCCGCGGGTGAAGCTGGCCGGTTATGTGATCTGCGGCGCGATGGGTGGTGTTGGAGCAATTCTGCTCACCTCGTACATCGGATCCAGCCAGCCCGCCACCAACACCGACTATCTGCTGAAGGCGATCGCCGCCGTGGTTCTGGGTGGGGTCAGCCTGTTCGGTGGCCGGGCGACCATGATCGGTCCCATCCTCGGGGCCATCCTGCTGACGTTCCTCCAGTCGGGCCTGACCCTGCTCGGCGTCAGTGCCTTCTATTCGCCGCTGGTGATCGGCATCGTGGTCATCGCCGCGGCGCTGCTGATGAGGGGACACAAATGA
- a CDS encoding ABC transporter ATP-binding protein has protein sequence MAHTRKNILGSRRHVAERFEGGPAGDGDVAVRVRGLTKSYSGDRAVAGIDFEIRRGEIFALLGPNGAGKTTTVEILEGYRSRDGGEVTVLGYDPGTQRAALKSHIGFVLQSTGVEPYLSVRETVTMYADLYPRHRPVDEVIELVGLGEKGNERVNRLSGGQQRRLDLAIAFVGDPELLFLDEPTTGFDPSARREAWEVVKNLAALGKTVVLTTHFMDEAQYLADQVVILAKGRIVADGAPASLGARDRAMARVRFRLPPGIAAPEGLGGEPGPDGFTEIDVDDAVVEVHDLLHWAVDQKVGLEGFEVRRPSLEDVYLRLTGTTSGDGHLSWTNRPAGEWP, from the coding sequence GTGGCACACACCCGAAAGAACATCCTCGGGTCCCGCCGACACGTGGCCGAGCGGTTCGAAGGCGGGCCGGCGGGCGACGGAGATGTGGCCGTTCGGGTGCGCGGGCTGACCAAGTCCTATTCCGGGGATCGTGCCGTTGCCGGCATCGACTTCGAGATCCGCCGCGGCGAGATCTTCGCCCTCCTCGGGCCCAACGGTGCCGGCAAGACCACCACGGTCGAGATCCTGGAAGGGTATCGGTCCCGTGACGGCGGCGAGGTCACGGTGCTCGGATACGACCCGGGCACCCAACGGGCCGCCCTGAAGAGCCATATCGGCTTCGTGCTCCAGTCAACGGGCGTCGAACCCTACTTGTCGGTCCGCGAGACCGTCACCATGTACGCAGACCTGTACCCCCGGCACCGGCCGGTCGACGAGGTGATCGAACTCGTCGGGTTGGGCGAGAAGGGGAACGAGCGGGTGAACCGGCTCTCCGGCGGCCAGCAGCGCCGGCTCGACCTGGCCATCGCCTTCGTGGGTGACCCGGAGCTGCTGTTCCTGGATGAGCCGACCACCGGTTTCGACCCGTCGGCCCGTCGAGAAGCCTGGGAGGTCGTGAAGAACCTGGCTGCGCTGGGGAAGACCGTGGTATTGACGACGCACTTCATGGACGAGGCCCAGTACCTGGCGGATCAGGTCGTCATCCTCGCCAAGGGCCGGATCGTGGCTGACGGGGCGCCGGCCTCCCTCGGGGCGCGCGACCGGGCCATGGCGAGGGTGCGCTTTCGCCTCCCCCCGGGCATCGCCGCGCCTGAAGGTCTGGGCGGCGAACCCGGGCCCGACGGCTTCACCGAGATCGACGTGGACGATGCGGTCGTCGAGGTCCACGATCTGCTGCACTGGGCCGTCGATCAGAAGGTCGGCCTGGAAGGCTTCGAGGTCCGCCGCCCCTCGCTCGAAGATGTCTATCTCCGGTTGACCGGCACCACATCGGGCGACGGCCACCTGTCATGGACCAACCGTCCGGCCGGAGAGTGGCCGTGA